AGGTCTATCTTGAGTGCGTGGACCGGTGGCACAGGTTCCGGCCCAACGGATACAATGCCAGCACTCCGGTCTTCTTTTATCTTCGCAGCGTTGAATCTTGCCGCCTCATCCATGAAATCATCGACGGCCTGGCGGGTTTGGAGCCGCGCCGTATTAATGTCTAATTCTGAAGTGGCAGGGTAAGAAACTAAGGGGCTTGCCTGCACAGCATTCTCGATTAGTGCGCGGACGGCATCGTTACCGCCGGCAAGAAGCACATCGTTGAAATCCTGGCCTAGCGGTGGAGTTGTAACCCTCACATCGATTCCGCGCTTGATCATTGCATCAACGCCACTGCGCAACATCTTGTCGCTCGGGCTTCCCAGTTCATCGCCATCACGAGCAACGATGACCCGACGGCCGAGCGGAAGATGTTCGGCAAGCTTGGCGATTGATCCTAGTGCTACCCATGTTTCCCAGCCCATCGCCTGCCAGACGCTGAGGCCAGTTTCAGGACCCTCAGCCAGCATTAAGGGGCAATCGTTCGGTCCTGGGAATTGCACCGCAGCACCATCTAACGGCCCGAGCGTTTTCTTGGGATTCGGCAGTGACGCCTTCGCCGGTATTTCTTTGTCCAGATAGATCTGATGGATAGCTTTCACGTTTCCAGCAATATCCGTCGCCGGCAATACCAGAGCTGGCCACTCCCCAAATGATTTGCCATCGTGAAAATATTTCAGCGCGGGATGATAACGGCATGCCGCAGGCACGTACGCGATGCCACGCGCTCTTAGATAGGACGCTACATGTGTCCCCGCCGCATCTTGGGTCTTATTCAGAATTGCAATTGCAGATTCAGTGCGTCTAGCTTTGTCGGCGGTAACTTCCGCCTCCTGCTGTTGCCGCTCTTCTGCTTGGTCCTCCCGCGGCCTTTTTCTGACCCCGTGGTTCCGTCGGTAAGATTCATCTGAGACCCCCAGCCAATCTTTTGCCCATTGAATGGCCTCAGCTTTGTCGAGATCCAGTTCATACTGGATAAATTGAATCGGAGAGCGACCTTTTCCGTCGCCGTCAAAAGGCGTGATGCGGCCTTTGTCTTTGCCGGAATCCTCGACTTTTAGGCCCCCCTTGGTTCCGTATTCAATTCTTGTACCGATCCGCTTCCCAGGATTTTCTGGTGGACGCAGATGTTCGACCAAATCCTGTACGTGCTCCCTAAGCTGCGCATCAATCTTTTCGATCGGGATTTGCTGCCGGCGAGGATTTCGTGGCTCACATGGCGGAGGTGCTTGAAAGGTCATGGGGCATCACCCCAGTTTCTGAGCGGCGGAGTGTCTGGTATTTCATCATGCGAGGCGCGTGAGATTGCATTGGGTAATTCAGCCTGCGACTTGAACTCCAAACTACTCATCTCCGCACCCCCGACTTCGATATCGCGGCGTCACGCTCTTGGCGCTTCCCCTCAAGCCACTCGTCGATCTCAGCCTCGATCCATGCGACACGGTTTTCGCCGAGCCGGATGGGAGCAGGGAACTTGCTACTCCTGACTAGTCGTCTGATATGTACGGGATGGAATGAAACGCGCGTCGCCACGGCATCAATCTTAAGTACACGCATGTTGTAACCTCCGTCATTCTGTTAGCCAATGATTCGGAGGTAGAACACGTTTAAACAGTAATGTACCTGTGGAACGAAGAGGCCTTTTAGATACACACTTGTGGCGAAATCCTGTATTTCGACTCTTGATAAGCTATTTATATTCGTGCTTTTTTACTAAATTTTCGTTTATAAACTTCCCCAGCCTTTTCTAATAGAAATTTGATAAGATCCGGTTCGATGGGCCTAGGTTCAATCGTATTGAAGCGTGGATCCTTCATCCATTTGATCACTGTACTTCTCGATATGCCGCCATTCATCGGGTCGTCCCCACCAAAAGCCTTTAAGATCGTCTTGATGGGGTGGCGATCCTCGATCAATTTACTTTCTACGGCTCGACGGTACGCTACGGCATCCTTTACGCAGGACTCCTCGGTTGGCGTTCTGCCACTTTTTCCCACTGAGCGCGTTTCGGGAGATAGCAGATCGTTGGCCGTACCCGCGATAATATCTTTTAAAGCATTTGCCAGTTCTAAGGCCATTTCTCGATGTAGTTCTGAATGACCTGAGGCGTGCTCCATAAGTGCGCGGTAATAAATTTCCCGAAATTGGGTTGGCATCTCCTTACAGGTTTTTATTCGCGCTTTTCGTAGTGCGAAATACTCATCTATTATTGAAGATTCTTTAGCCATCACTTCTCAACCTTCTTCATCGGCACAACGTTCTCAGTCGTGCCAGGGTTCAGTATGCTTTCCAACTTCTGTCCCCAGGCATCAAGCGCCCGTCGGCGATCGTCCAGCAAAAGACCGACGGTGTAGGTCGCGGTTATGCCTTTATACGATTTGGGGTCGTGGTTGAGACAGGCACCGATCACATGCGGCGCGATGCGAAGTTCATCTTCCATCACCGTCGCCATCGTGCGGCGCAGGTCGTGAAGCCGCCAGTCACTGACGGGGATCATTCCTGCCCTGGAAAAATCTTCAGAAGCGGTTGACTGATCACACCGAACCTTGGCTTTTGAGAAGCCCGATACTGCCCTGTTTGCATTTGAGGACGTCGGAAATAGAAGGTCGCTGCTGTCAATACGAGGTAGAGCAGTGACGATACTCATAGCTACGGAATTGAGTGGTACAAGGTGGTCACCGCGATCTGCCTTTGTATCCAGCGATGCTATTGTCCAGAGAGCCTCATCCATATCTATCATCGACCACCGAGCGTTAGCGACTTCATCTCGGCGTTGGCCGGTGGCTAAAAGTAATTGGAAGAGGGGGCCAAACGGATAACTCAAATCGTCTGTTGCCGCCCACATTGATCGAATCTCATCTTCGTTCAAAACGCGGGTTCGTTTTTTCTCTCCTTTCCGCGCCATGCCAGGGACAATTGGCGTGACCTCAAGCAGTGCCCGTTCGACAAGTGCCCAGTTGAACAGCTTGCGGACGGTCGCCAGGACGCGGTTTGCCATATAGAGGCCGCTACCATCTTGGACTGTGTCGAGCAGAGCGACCACGTCGGCGCGCCCGATATCATCAATGCGCCGATCACCCCAGACTGAGGTTACATGCTTCGCCAGGATACGTTCGTCCTCACGCCAAGACTTCTTGTTTGGGACTTTCCCGCCGCCATGCGCATAGCGCCGTATATACAGATCCGCTACTGCAGCGAAGTTGTGTTCGTCCCGTCGCTTCTCGGCCTGCTGCTCGTCGCGCTGATTCACTTCTTGCCGTCGTTTTTCATCTAGTGGATCAATTCCACTTTTGGCCTTTGCCTTGACGGTCGCCGCTGCTTCACGGGCCTTCGACAGTGGCATGACGAGAGCATTGCCCAAACTCATGCGCCGATTCTTACCGTTGCAGCGAAAGTTGACGACGAATGTCTTGTTGCCGCTCGGCGATACTCGCAACGCGAATCCACCCACACTGCGGTCGAAAACCTCGTACTGAGAATCAGCGGGTTTGGCGCTACGGATCTTTACATCGGTCAAATCTTTTGTTGCGCGTTTCGGCAAATCAGCGGCTCCTCACTAGGCGACACCTAGGCGACAAAATATGCGCTATGGCGTGTCGCCTTATGTTCGCGTATGTTAGCGAGATACCGACAAATGTCAATGAAGTGAAGGGGTACAGGAATATGGATGCTCTGATATGTTAGCTAAAATTGTCTAGTAGCATGTAACTCTTAATCAGCGGGTCGCAGGTTCGAGCCCTGCTGCGCCCACCAATTAATTTATTGGGTTTAGATATAATTTATCACCCATTGCGGCCAATCTTAGATCATCTGTTGGACGCAGAATATCCAAACCATGTGGCGCCAAATGGATACTCTGCCTCGACCTTGTTGATCTCGCTGCGCGCCCGCTCGTAGATGGAATAACAGAGCGCTTTGAACTGCCGGTTGATGTCCTGGCTACGGGCAATAAGCGCGGCGAGGAATTCAACGGGCGAAAGTGTATGCGGCCTGTAATCGCGCTAGCGCCTCTGTTGCAGTCATATGGCAGAGCTCAAATTCGGCCGCGGGCTCAGACCTCCAGCCACTCCTTGCGGACTCGCTCGTTGACCCGCAAATCCTCCGGCGTGCCTTCGAAGACGATGCGGCCATGGCCCATGACGTAAATTCGCGCTGAAATGCCAAGCGCGATCGTGAGCTTTTGTTCGACCAGCAGGATGGCGACGCCGCGGGCCGCGATTTCCTCGATCAAGCGGCCGACGCGCTCGACGATTTGTGGCGCCAGGCCTTCGGTCGGCTCGTCGATCATCACCAAATCTGGGTCGCCCATCATGGTGCGGCAGATGGTCAGCATCTGCTGCTCGCCGCCCGACAGCACGCCGGCGGAGATGTCGGCGCGTTCGCGTAGATTCGGGAACAGCTCGAAGGCGTCTTCGATCGACCAGCGGCCCTGCTTACGCGCGGATTTCTGCCCGAGGATGAGGTTTTGCCGGACCGTAAGGGTCGGAAAGATATCTCGATTCTCCGGGACATAGCCAAGACCGTTGCGGGCGATAACATGGCTTTTGCGCCCTACCAGTTCTTCGCCTTTGAATAAGATTGAGCCCTCAGGCCGCACTTCGCCGATGATGGCCTTGAGGGTAGTCGAGCGGCCGACACCGTTCCGCCCCAGCAGGCTGACGATTTCACCCTCGCCGACATCCAGATTAACACCCTGAAGAATATGGCTCTTGCCGTAATAGGCGTGCAGGTCCCGGACTTCCAGCATGTCAGCCCGCCTCGGTGCCGAGATAGGCTTCCTGCACCTTGGCGTTGGCACGAATTTCCTTGGGCGTGCCGGTAGCGATGACTTGGCCGTAAACCAGCACTGAGATGCGGTCGGCTAAATCGAACACGACGCCCATGTCATGCTCGACGATGATCATGGTGCGGGCCGCCGAAATATCGCGGATCAAAGCCACTGCTTGTTCAGTCTCAGCACCGCTCATGCCCGAAGTCGGCTCGTCGAGCAGCACCACCTTGGCCCCGCCTGCAATGGTCACGGCGATCTCCAGTGCGCGCTGGTCGGAATACGACAACAACCCGGCCGGCATGTTGCGGCGTGAGGTCAAACCAGTCTGCTCGAGGACCGACTCGGCGCGTTCGCGTAAATCGCGCCGGCGATTGACGAATTGCCAGAAGGAATAACGGTAGCCGAGATTCCACAACAGGCCGCAGCGCACATTTTCAAATACGCTCATATTGGCAAAAATATTTGTGACCTGAAAGCTGCGGCTGAGGCCTTTGCGGTAAATGTCATGGGGCGCGCGGTTGGTGATGTCCTCACCATTCAACTCGATGCGCCCACGGCTCACGTGATGGCGCCCAGTCACGAGATTGAACAGGGTCGATTTGCCGGCGCCGTTGGGGCCGATGACGGCGTGAATCTCGCCTTTAGCAATGGCGAGATCAACGCCGCGGATCACTTCGGTGTTGCCAAAGGTTTTCTGCACGCCGCGAAATTCGATGGCAGCGGTCATGACGCCACCGCCGCCCGTGCTTCATGCATCGCCGCGCCGTAGGATTCCGCGAGGCGCGGATAGGACCGCGAGCAGCCGAACACACCGGCGGCGGCGAGCGCAGTACACACCAGCCATGGCCAGAAATCCGCTGTGTCCAAGGAAATCCCATAGAGGGTGAAAAGAGTATTCTCTGTGGTCGTAGTGCTGAGGAAATAAAGCATCTCGATCAATCCGGCACTGCCCACCAGGGCGACCAAGCTCGTGCACAGCGCCGTACCATAGGCGGGTAGCAGGCACAGCAGTAAGCTCGGCGCGGCGCGGCGGATCGGATCGTGCATCATGATCAAGCCGGCGATCCCGCCCGGCGCAAACATCACAATGATGACAAAGATCAGGCCAAGATAAAGATACCAAGCTGGCGTGATATCGCTCAGATAAGCATTCAGCAATGTAATCAGAATAGCGCCTATGATGGGCCCTGCGAAATGACTCGTGCCACCGATATAGACGGCGATCAGAATGACCGCCGAGCGGGCAAGGCCCACAGTCTCAAATCCGACATGCTCGAGATTTATCGCATGCAGTGCACCGGCCAGCCCGGAGAAGAAGGAAGACAGTGAAAAAGCCAGCCACCGCACTCGGTGGGTATTGTAGCCGATGAACTGAACCCGCTCAGGGTTGTCGCGCACCGCATTCGACATTCGCCCGAACGGCGTGCGCGTGATCGCGTACATGGCGAGCGTTGCAATCACGCACCAGACGGCGATCAGATAATAGACCTGGATATCAGGGGCATAGGTGATGCCGAACCATTCTTCGCGCACCCAACGGTCGGTTTGCACGCCTTCTTCACCGTTGAAAAAGAACACGATGATCAATGTGAGTGCGGTCGCCAACTCGGCAAATCCGAGCGATATCATGGCGAAGGCGGTACCGGCGCGGCGCGTCGAGACGAAGCCGATCAATATTCCAAAAAACAACCCGGCCATGCCGCCCGCAAGAGGAATCAGCGATACCGGCACGTAGGGCAGATCACCGTTCGCCATGCCGTTCAGCACATGTGCCGTGACATATCCGGCAAGGCCGAAATAGATCGCATGTCCAAACGAGAGCATACCGCCCTGGCCGAGCAGCATGTTGAAGGCGAGAGCAAGAATGATCGCCACCCCGCCCTGGCTCATAACGGTGAGGGCAAATCCGGAGTTCACGATCAACGGCAAGATGATCAGGAGCGCGATAAGCAACGCGCCAACACTAATTTTTTGGGCGCTCGGCACAGTAGGCATCATCATACGTCACGCGTCCCAAAGAGGCCGCGCGGGCGGAAGATCAGCATCAGGACGAGCAGCAGATACGGCACCAACGGTGCGATGCCGCCGGTGGTCAAATTGACGAGATCAGCGAGAACGCCATCGGCCTCGCGCTCCACCCCAAGCACTGCAAAAATTGGATAGAGCGAGAAATCGTAGGATATCGCCATATTGTTGAGAATGCCGATCAACAGCGAGGCGATCAGCGCGCCGCCGAGCGAGCCGAGCCCGCCGACGACGATGACAACGAAGACGATCGGCCCCAACTGGATCGCCATACCGGGCTCGGTGCCGAGCACGTTGCCGCCGAGGACACCGGCTACACCAGCTAGCGCGCAACCGACGCCGAACGTCCACATGAAGACTTTCGGCACATCATGACCGAGCGACGCCACCATGTGGGGATGGGTCAGTGCGGCGCGGATGATGAGGCCGATGCGGGTGCGTGTCAGGCCGAAAAACAGCGCGACGAAAATGCCGATCGAAATAAGCAGCATGAACAGGCGATAGGCGGAATAATCGAGGCCCTGCCAGACGAAAGCGGCGACGTTCAGGGAGGCGGGAACGTCGTACGGGACCGGCACCTTGCCCCATATCATTTGCACCACTTCTTCGATGACGAAGGCAAGACCAAAGGTAAACAGCAGTTCCGCCACATGACCAAAGCGGTGCACCGGGCGCAGCGCATATCGTTCCACCGCCGCGCCGAACACACCGACCAGAATGGGTGCGACGATGAGGCCGGGCCAGAAACCAACATGATCGGCGATTTGATAAGCGAAATAGGCGCCCAGCATAAAGAAACTGGCATGGGCGAAATTCAGCACCCCCATCATGCTGAAAATTAACGTGAGGCCGCTGGCCAACAGGAACAGCAGCATCCCGTAGAGGGCGCCGTTAAAGAGTGAAAATACGAAGACTTCCAAAATTATTCCCGGCGCACCAAGGGGTGCCATGCATGTGGTGCAAGAAGGCACCGGTCCTCCGCCCCATTAGCGGAGGACCGGGTATTTCTCCGGACTTGCTGCGGCTTTCTACGGCCGCTGCATATCACAAGTCGTCGGCAGGGTGGTGTCTTCCCGGCTGATCACACCGTCGCTCGCGAAGGCCATGTGAAAGTCGTTGCCTTTGTACATAATAGGACGGGCGTATTTTCCGGAAAGCGTGCTGACCATGAGCTGCATTTGGATCTGGTGATCCGATGCGCGCATCTCGACTTCGCCGAGCGGGCCCTGAAAGGTCATGCCCTCAAGCGCCTTGCCTACCGCGATGGGATCATCGCTGCCGGCCTTATCGATAGCCATAGCCAGCATTTCGATCAGCCAACGTTGGCGGTCGGAATACCAGGTGTCCTTATATTTGGCCAAATAAGCATCCGCGAAAGCGACCGAATCGGCGGAAAGGTCCGCGTGATTCTCGTGAAACTCGTTGACCTGCTTCAGGGAAATTTTCGCCGCGTCGGCGCCATAACCAGCCACCGAAGACGTGAGCCCGCCATAGATTGTGTAGAACTGCACCGGTAGATTTGCGCCCGCCGCGAACTTAACCAAACGGACCAGATCGGGACCCCAATTGCCGGTGAGGACTGTATCGGCGCCCGACGCTTTGATCTTGGCGATGAACGGCGTGAAATCCTGCACCTTGCCAAACGGCACGATTAACTCGTCGCCGACGATTTCAATATTCGGCGTTCGCTCTCCAATGATGGCGTGTGCCGCCGCCTGGAACGACTTACCGTAGCCGTAATTTTGGTTGATCATGTAGACCTTCTTGATGCTGCTGTCGCGGCTCATTTGCGTCACCAGCCCAGCCACTTTTTGGTCCACATTGGCATCGAAACGGAAATGCCAGAACGAGCATAATTCGTTGGTGAAAGCCGTCGTCACCGCCGAATGATTGAGAAACATCATGGCTTTGTCGGGATTACGTTTGTTGTTCTTGTTGATGAATTCGATGATGTTGAGAGCGTGGTTGGAGCCGATGCCTTGAATGATATATTTCAGCCCGATATCCACTGCATTTTTCAATTGTTGGGTGGTTTTCTCGGCGCTCATGGCGTTGTCGAGCGGCACGATCTCCAGCATGCGTCCACCAAGAACGCCGCCTCGCGCGTTGATCTGCTCGGCGGCGGTTTCGAAGGCCTGCTGAGCGTCTATACCGACCGCCGCAATCGGACCGGAAAGCGGCTCGATTAAACCGATTTTGATTGTATCGGCGGCGTTGGCACTGCTATTCACCACGGCGAAAAAGCCGCCCACGACTAAGCCCGTCAAACAGGCAAGTATCCCTAATATTCGCATGACAATTTGCCTCCCAAAATTGGTTCAAATTCTTTTACGGCGTTTCGCCCGAGACCAATTAGAGACAGGCCCTTCTTGGCGACTACCCTTAATTAAGTGTACGTTCCCTCCGCAGGAGAGGCAATAAAGCTGTATGTCAGAGGAACCACAATGAGCGCGGTCACAACATCTCGAATTTCCAAGACGGCCGTACTCACGCTAGATCATCCCCCGGTCAACGGTCTCGGCCTGGCGCTGAGGACGGCGCTGGCGGAAGCTTTCAAGGCGGCGGCGGACGATCCCAACATCGCGGCCATCGTTCTGACCGGCGCCGGCCGCATGTTCTCGGCCGGTGCCGATATCACCGAGTTCGGCACGCCGAAATCCATGACCCCGCCGTCACTGCCAGAGATCATCAACATGATCGAGCAGGCGAAGAAGCCGGTGGTCGCAGCAATTCACGGCAACGCGCTGGGCGGCGGGCTGGAACTGGCGCTCGGCTGCGCCTACCGCGTCGCCGTTCCCGGCACCAACATGGGCCTGCCGGAGGTGAGCCTAGGTATTATCCCCGGCGCCGGCGGCACGCAGCGTCTGCCACGCGTTATCGGCGTCGCCGCAGCGCTAGACATGATCGTCACCGGCAAGCCAATCAAAGCAGATAAGGCGCACGCGCTTGGTCTGGTCGATGGACTGGCCGACGGTGATGTGGTGCAGGCGGCGGTGTCGTTTTGCGAGGGTCTGCCGGCCGGTGAAGCGGCGCTGCGCCCGACCCGAGCACGCGAAGACAAGCGCGGCATCGCGCAGGACCATCCGCAACTGTTTGACGATTATCGCAAGGCCATGGCGCGCAAGGCGCGCGGGCTCGACGCGCCCTACGCCGCGGTGGAATGTGTCGAAGCGTCACTGACGCAGGAATTCGATGCCGGACTGTCCTTCGAGCGCGAAACTTTCAAGAAGCTGGTGGTCTCGACTCAGTCACAAGCGCTGCGCCACGCTTTTTTTGTCGAACGCGGCGCCGCCAAGGTCGACGGCCTGCCGAGGGATACACCAACTCAGGAGATCAACCGCGCGGCGGTGATTGGCTGCGGCACCATGGGCGGCGGCATCGCCATGAATTTCGCCAATGCCGGCATTCCGGTAAATATTCTCGAGGTTGAAGATGCAGCGTTGCAAAAGGGCTTGGGGATAATCCGCGCCAATTATGCCGCCAGCGTCGCCAAAGGCCGCATCTCTCAGGACAGGATGGATGGCTGCATGGCGTTAATTAAGGGCGTCACGGATTTCGATGGTTTGGGCGACCCGGATATTGTGATCGAGGCGATCTACGAGAAAATGGATGCCAAGAAAGAAGTCTTCGCCAAGCTCGACGCGGTATGTCCGCCGCACGCGATCCTCGCCACCAACACGTCGACCTTGGATGTGAATGAGATTGCAGCGGCGACCAAGCGGCCGGGGAAAGTTATTGGCACGCATTTTTTCAGCCCGGCGAATGTCATGCGCCTGCAGGAAAATGTGCGCGGCGCGAAAACCTCGGACGAAACTATAGCCAGCACCATGGCGCTCGCCAAGAAGCTCGGCAAAGTCGGCGTCCTGGTCGGCGTATGCGACGGCTTTGTCGGCAATCGCATGCTTTATGCTTATTCGCGCCAGTCGAACTTCCTCCTCGAGGAAGGCGCGCTGCCGGAGCAAGTGGATAAAGCGCTTTTTGATTTCGGCTTTCCGATGGGCCCGTTTGCCGTGGGCGATATGGCCGGGCTCGATGTCGGCTGGCAGATCCGCAAGGCGCGCGCTGCCGCGCGGCCGAGCAATTTACGTTACTCGCCGATCGCCGACCGCATTTGCGAAATGGGGCGCTACGGCCAGAAAACTTCGGCCGGCTGGTTCCGCTACGAGCCGGGTAGCCGAGTGCCGATTGCCGATCCGGAAATCGAAAAAATCATCATCAAAGTGTCAGAAGAATTGGGATATCAACGCCGGCCGAT
The window above is part of the Pseudomonadota bacterium genome. Proteins encoded here:
- a CDS encoding integrase arm-type DNA-binding domain-containing protein; the encoded protein is MPKRATKDLTDVKIRSAKPADSQYEVFDRSVGGFALRVSPSGNKTFVVNFRCNGKNRRMSLGNALVMPLSKAREAAATVKAKAKSGIDPLDEKRRQEVNQRDEQQAEKRRDEHNFAAVADLYIRRYAHGGGKVPNKKSWREDERILAKHVTSVWGDRRIDDIGRADVVALLDTVQDGSGLYMANRVLATVRKLFNWALVERALLEVTPIVPGMARKGEKKRTRVLNEDEIRSMWAATDDLSYPFGPLFQLLLATGQRRDEVANARWSMIDMDEALWTIASLDTKADRGDHLVPLNSVAMSIVTALPRIDSSDLLFPTSSNANRAVSGFSKAKVRCDQSTASEDFSRAGMIPVSDWRLHDLRRTMATVMEDELRIAPHVIGACLNHDPKSYKGITATYTVGLLLDDRRRALDAWGQKLESILNPGTTENVVPMKKVEK
- a CDS encoding branched-chain amino acid ABC transporter permease, whose translation is MEVFVFSLFNGALYGMLLFLLASGLTLIFSMMGVLNFAHASFFMLGAYFAYQIADHVGFWPGLIVAPILVGVFGAAVERYALRPVHRFGHVAELLFTFGLAFVIEEVVQMIWGKVPVPYDVPASLNVAAFVWQGLDYSAYRLFMLLISIGIFVALFFGLTRTRIGLIIRAALTHPHMVASLGHDVPKVFMWTFGVGCALAGVAGVLGGNVLGTEPGMAIQLGPIVFVVIVVGGLGSLGGALIASLLIGILNNMAISYDFSLYPIFAVLGVEREADGVLADLVNLTTGGIAPLVPYLLLVLMLIFRPRGLFGTRDV
- a CDS encoding 3-hydroxyacyl-CoA dehydrogenase NAD-binding domain-containing protein, whose translation is MSAVTTSRISKTAVLTLDHPPVNGLGLALRTALAEAFKAAADDPNIAAIVLTGAGRMFSAGADITEFGTPKSMTPPSLPEIINMIEQAKKPVVAAIHGNALGGGLELALGCAYRVAVPGTNMGLPEVSLGIIPGAGGTQRLPRVIGVAAALDMIVTGKPIKADKAHALGLVDGLADGDVVQAAVSFCEGLPAGEAALRPTRAREDKRGIAQDHPQLFDDYRKAMARKARGLDAPYAAVECVEASLTQEFDAGLSFERETFKKLVVSTQSQALRHAFFVERGAAKVDGLPRDTPTQEINRAAVIGCGTMGGGIAMNFANAGIPVNILEVEDAALQKGLGIIRANYAASVAKGRISQDRMDGCMALIKGVTDFDGLGDPDIVIEAIYEKMDAKKEVFAKLDAVCPPHAILATNTSTLDVNEIAAATKRPGKVIGTHFFSPANVMRLQENVRGAKTSDETIASTMALAKKLGKVGVLVGVCDGFVGNRMLYAYSRQSNFLLEEGALPEQVDKALFDFGFPMGPFAVGDMAGLDVGWQIRKARAAARPSNLRYSPIADRICEMGRYGQKTSAGWFRYEPGSRVPIADPEIEKIIIKVSEELGYQRRPIDEAEIIQRCIYPLINEGAKILAEGLAQRPGDIDTVWLYGYGFPRQHGGPMFYADTVGLKEIYEVMSKLYDEQGEWLKPAPLLAELATAGKGFGDL
- a CDS encoding branched-chain amino acid ABC transporter permease, with translation MMMPTVPSAQKISVGALLIALLIILPLIVNSGFALTVMSQGGVAIILALAFNMLLGQGGMLSFGHAIYFGLAGYVTAHVLNGMANGDLPYVPVSLIPLAGGMAGLFFGILIGFVSTRRAGTAFAMISLGFAELATALTLIIVFFFNGEEGVQTDRWVREEWFGITYAPDIQVYYLIAVWCVIATLAMYAITRTPFGRMSNAVRDNPERVQFIGYNTHRVRWLAFSLSSFFSGLAGALHAINLEHVGFETVGLARSAVILIAVYIGGTSHFAGPIIGAILITLLNAYLSDITPAWYLYLGLIFVIIVMFAPGGIAGLIMMHDPIRRAAPSLLLCLLPAYGTALCTSLVALVGSAGLIEMLYFLSTTTTENTLFTLYGISLDTADFWPWLVCTALAAAGVFGCSRSYPRLAESYGAAMHEARAAVAS
- a CDS encoding toprim domain-containing protein; its protein translation is MTFQAPPPCEPRNPRRQQIPIEKIDAQLREHVQDLVEHLRPPENPGKRIGTRIEYGTKGGLKVEDSGKDKGRITPFDGDGKGRSPIQFIQYELDLDKAEAIQWAKDWLGVSDESYRRNHGVRKRPREDQAEERQQQEAEVTADKARRTESAIAILNKTQDAAGTHVASYLRARGIAYVPAACRYHPALKYFHDGKSFGEWPALVLPATDIAGNVKAIHQIYLDKEIPAKASLPNPKKTLGPLDGAAVQFPGPNDCPLMLAEGPETGLSVWQAMGWETWVALGSIAKLAEHLPLGRRVIVARDGDELGSPSDKMLRSGVDAMIKRGIDVRVTTPPLGQDFNDVLLAGGNDAVRALIENAVQASPLVSYPATSELDINTARLQTRQAVDDFMDEAARFNAAKIKEDRSAGIVSVGPEPVPPVHALKIDLGVGKSRATVEALADAIRSGAIGTAFYFVPLHVLADELVAQCPSSYNLEQSTA
- a CDS encoding ABC transporter ATP-binding protein, with the protein product MLEVRDLHAYYGKSHILQGVNLDVGEGEIVSLLGRNGVGRSTTLKAIIGEVRPEGSILFKGEELVGRKSHVIARNGLGYVPENRDIFPTLTVRQNLILGQKSARKQGRWSIEDAFELFPNLRERADISAGVLSGGEQQMLTICRTMMGDPDLVMIDEPTEGLAPQIVERVGRLIEEIAARGVAILLVEQKLTIALGISARIYVMGHGRIVFEGTPEDLRVNERVRKEWLEV
- a CDS encoding ABC transporter ATP-binding protein, producing the protein MTAAIEFRGVQKTFGNTEVIRGVDLAIAKGEIHAVIGPNGAGKSTLFNLVTGRHHVSRGRIELNGEDITNRAPHDIYRKGLSRSFQVTNIFANMSVFENVRCGLLWNLGYRYSFWQFVNRRRDLRERAESVLEQTGLTSRRNMPAGLLSYSDQRALEIAVTIAGGAKVVLLDEPTSGMSGAETEQAVALIRDISAARTMIIVEHDMGVVFDLADRISVLVYGQVIATGTPKEIRANAKVQEAYLGTEAG
- a CDS encoding branched-chain amino acid ABC transporter substrate-binding protein; translation: MTGLVVGGFFAVVNSSANAADTIKIGLIEPLSGPIAAVGIDAQQAFETAAEQINARGGVLGGRMLEIVPLDNAMSAEKTTQQLKNAVDIGLKYIIQGIGSNHALNIIEFINKNNKRNPDKAMMFLNHSAVTTAFTNELCSFWHFRFDANVDQKVAGLVTQMSRDSSIKKVYMINQNYGYGKSFQAAAHAIIGERTPNIEIVGDELIVPFGKVQDFTPFIAKIKASGADTVLTGNWGPDLVRLVKFAAGANLPVQFYTIYGGLTSSVAGYGADAAKISLKQVNEFHENHADLSADSVAFADAYLAKYKDTWYSDRQRWLIEMLAMAIDKAGSDDPIAVGKALEGMTFQGPLGEVEMRASDHQIQMQLMVSTLSGKYARPIMYKGNDFHMAFASDGVISREDTTLPTTCDMQRP